Proteins encoded together in one Urocitellus parryii isolate mUroPar1 chromosome 3, mUroPar1.hap1, whole genome shotgun sequence window:
- the Znf800 gene encoding zinc finger protein 800 isoform X3 has product MPLRDKYCQTDHHHHGCCEPVYILEPGDPPLLQQPLQTSKSGIQQIIECFRSGTKQLKHILLKDVDTIFECKLCRSLFRGLPNLITHKKFYCPPSLQMDDNLPDVNDKQSQAINDLLEAIYPSVDKREYIIKLEPIETNQNAVFQYISRTDNPTEVTESSSTPEQTEVQIQEASTEQSKTVPVTDTEEETVETPPVETVADEVVPTSDEQPQESQADLETSDNSDFGHQLICCLCRKEFNSRRGVRRHIRKVHKKKMEELKKYIETRKNPNQSSKGRSKNVLVSLSRSCPVCCKSFATKANVRRHFDEVHRGLRRDSITPDIATKPGQPLFLDSVSPKKSFKTRKQKSSSKAEYNLTACKCLLCKRKYSSQIMLKRHMQIVHKITLSGTNSKREKGPNNTANSSEIKVKVEPADSVESSPPSITHSPQNELKGTNHSNEKKNTPAAQKNKVKQDAESPKSTSPSAAGGQQKTRKPKLSAGFDFKQLYCKLCKRQFTSKQNLTKHIELHTDGNNIYVKFYKCPLCTYETRRKRDVIRHITVVHKKSSRYLGKITASLEIRAIKKPIDFVLNKVAKRGPSRDEAKHSDSKHDGTSNSPSKKYEVADVGIEVKVTKNFSLHRCNKCGKAFAKKTYLEHHKKTHKANASNSPEGNKTKGRSTRSKALV; this is encoded by the exons ATGCCTTTGAGGGACAAATACTGTCAAACTGACCACCATCATCACGGATGCTGTGAACCAG TTTATATCCTGGAACCTGGAGATCCTCCTTTGTTACAGCAACCACTACAGACATCCAAATCTGGTATTCAGCAAATAATTGAATGCTTTCGATCAG GAACTAAACAACTtaagcatattttattaaaagatgtGGACACTATTTTTGAATGTAAATTATGCCGCAGTCTCTTCAGAGGATTACCAAATTTAATTACCCATAAGAAATTCTACTGCCCACCAAGTCTCCAGATGGATGATA ACCTTCCTGATGTAAATGATAAACAAAGCCAAGCCATAAATGATCTCCTAGAAGCCATATATCCAAGCGTGGACAAGCGAGAATATATTATTAAGCTAGAACCCATAGAAACAAATCAGAATGCAGTGTTTCAATATATTTCAAGAACTGATAATCCTACTGAAGTCACTGAGTCAAGCAGTACTCCTGAACAAACTGAAGTTCAAATACAGGAAGCTAGCACTGAGCAATCTAAAACAGTACCAGTTActgacacagaggaggaaactgtaGAGACCCCTCCTGTTGAGACTGTTGCAGATGAAGTTGTACCTACATCTGATGAACAACCCCAGGAATCACAGGCTGACTTGGAAACTTCTGACAATTCTGATTTTGGTCACCAGTTGATATGTTGTCTTTGTAGAAAAGAATTCAATTCTAGACGAGGTGTTCGCCGCCACATTCGAAAAGTGCACAAGAAAAAGATGGAAGAACTGAAAAAGTACATTGAAACACGAAAGAATCCAAACCAATCCTCTAAAGGACGCAGTAAGAATGTTCTAGTTTCATTAAGTAGGAGTTGTCCAGTATGTTGTAAATCATTTGCTACAAAAGCGAATGTAAGGAGgcattttgatgaagttcataGAGGACTAAGGAGGGATTCAATTACTCCAGATATAGCAACAAAGCCCGGGCAACCTTTGTTCCTGGATTCTGTTTCTcctaaaaaatcttttaagactCGAAAACAAAAGTCGTCTTCAAAGGCTGAATACAATTTAACTGCATGCAAATGCCTCCTTTGCAAGAGGAAATATAGTTCACAAATAATGCTTAAAAGACATATGCAAATTGTCCACAAGATAACTCTTTCGGGAACAAACTCTAAAAGAGAGAAAGGCCCTAATAATACTGCCAACAGTtcagaaataaaagttaaagttGAACCAGCAGATTCTGTAGAATCTTCACCCCCTTCCATTACCCATTCTCCACAGAATGAATTAAAGGGAACAAatcattcaaatgaaaaaaagaacacaccggcagcacagaaaaataaagttaaacaagACGCTGAAAGCCCTAAATCAACTAGTCCCTCGGCTGCAGGTGGCCAGCAAAAAACTAGGAAACCAAAACTTTCAGCTGGCTTTGACTTTAAGCAGCTTTACTGTAAACTTTGTAAACGTCAGTTTACTTCCAAACAGAACTTGACTAAACACATCGAGTTGCACACAGACGGAAATaacatttatgttaaattttacaAGTGTCCTCTTTGCACTTACGAAACTCGTCGGAAACGTGATGTGATACGACACATAACTGTGGTTCATAAAAAGTCATCTCGCTATCTTGGGAAAATAACAGCCAGTTTAGAGATCAGAGCTATAAAAAAGCCTATTGATTTTGTTCTAAATAAAGTGGCAAAAAGAGGCCCTTCGAGGGATGAAGCAAAACATAGTGATTCAAAACATGATGGCACTTCTAATTCTCCTAGTAAAAAATATGAAGTAGCTGACGTCGGTATTGAAGTAAAAGTCACAAAAAACTTTTCTCTTCACAGATGCAATAAGTGTGGAAAGGCATTTGCCAAAAAGACTTACCTTGAACATCATAAGAAAACTCATAAGGCAAATGCTTCCAATTCACCTGaaggaaacaaaaccaaaggccgaagtACAAGATCTAAGGCTCTTGTCTG A
- the Znf800 gene encoding zinc finger protein 800 isoform X2, translating into MPLRDKYCQTDHHHHGCCEPVYILEPGDPPLLQQPLQTSKSGIQQIIECFRSGTKQLKHILLKDVDTIFECKLCRSLFRGLPNLITHKKFYCPPSLQMDDNLPDVNDKQSQAINDLLEAIYPSVDKREYIIKLEPIETNQNAVFQYISRTDNPTEVTESSSTPEQTEVQIQEASTEQSKTVPVTDTEEETVETPPVETVADEVVPTSDEQPQESQADLETSDNSDFGHQLICCLCRKEFNSRRGVRRHIRKVHKKKMEELKKYIETRKNPNQSSKGRSKNVLVSLSRSCPVCCKSFATKANVRRHFDEVHRGLRRDSITPDIATKPGQPLFLDSVSPKKSFKTRKQKSSSKAEYNLTACKCLLCKRKYSSQIMLKRHMQIVHKITLSGTNSKREKGPNNTANSSEIKVKVEPADSVESSPPSITHSPQNELKGTNHSNEKKNTPAAQKNKVKQDAESPKSTSPSAAGGQQKTRKPKLSAGFDFKQLYCKLCKRQFTSKQNLTKHIELHTDGNNIYVKFYKCPLCTYETRRKRDVIRHITVVHKKSSRYLGKITASLEIRAIKKPIDFVLNKVAKRGPSRDEAKHSDSKHDGTSNSPSKKYEVADVGIEVKVTKNFSLHRCNKCGKAFAKKTYLEHHKKTHKANASNSPEGNKTKGRSTRSKALVW; encoded by the exons ATGCCTTTGAGGGACAAATACTGTCAAACTGACCACCATCATCACGGATGCTGTGAACCAG TTTATATCCTGGAACCTGGAGATCCTCCTTTGTTACAGCAACCACTACAGACATCCAAATCTGGTATTCAGCAAATAATTGAATGCTTTCGATCAG GAACTAAACAACTtaagcatattttattaaaagatgtGGACACTATTTTTGAATGTAAATTATGCCGCAGTCTCTTCAGAGGATTACCAAATTTAATTACCCATAAGAAATTCTACTGCCCACCAAGTCTCCAGATGGATGATA ACCTTCCTGATGTAAATGATAAACAAAGCCAAGCCATAAATGATCTCCTAGAAGCCATATATCCAAGCGTGGACAAGCGAGAATATATTATTAAGCTAGAACCCATAGAAACAAATCAGAATGCAGTGTTTCAATATATTTCAAGAACTGATAATCCTACTGAAGTCACTGAGTCAAGCAGTACTCCTGAACAAACTGAAGTTCAAATACAGGAAGCTAGCACTGAGCAATCTAAAACAGTACCAGTTActgacacagaggaggaaactgtaGAGACCCCTCCTGTTGAGACTGTTGCAGATGAAGTTGTACCTACATCTGATGAACAACCCCAGGAATCACAGGCTGACTTGGAAACTTCTGACAATTCTGATTTTGGTCACCAGTTGATATGTTGTCTTTGTAGAAAAGAATTCAATTCTAGACGAGGTGTTCGCCGCCACATTCGAAAAGTGCACAAGAAAAAGATGGAAGAACTGAAAAAGTACATTGAAACACGAAAGAATCCAAACCAATCCTCTAAAGGACGCAGTAAGAATGTTCTAGTTTCATTAAGTAGGAGTTGTCCAGTATGTTGTAAATCATTTGCTACAAAAGCGAATGTAAGGAGgcattttgatgaagttcataGAGGACTAAGGAGGGATTCAATTACTCCAGATATAGCAACAAAGCCCGGGCAACCTTTGTTCCTGGATTCTGTTTCTcctaaaaaatcttttaagactCGAAAACAAAAGTCGTCTTCAAAGGCTGAATACAATTTAACTGCATGCAAATGCCTCCTTTGCAAGAGGAAATATAGTTCACAAATAATGCTTAAAAGACATATGCAAATTGTCCACAAGATAACTCTTTCGGGAACAAACTCTAAAAGAGAGAAAGGCCCTAATAATACTGCCAACAGTtcagaaataaaagttaaagttGAACCAGCAGATTCTGTAGAATCTTCACCCCCTTCCATTACCCATTCTCCACAGAATGAATTAAAGGGAACAAatcattcaaatgaaaaaaagaacacaccggcagcacagaaaaataaagttaaacaagACGCTGAAAGCCCTAAATCAACTAGTCCCTCGGCTGCAGGTGGCCAGCAAAAAACTAGGAAACCAAAACTTTCAGCTGGCTTTGACTTTAAGCAGCTTTACTGTAAACTTTGTAAACGTCAGTTTACTTCCAAACAGAACTTGACTAAACACATCGAGTTGCACACAGACGGAAATaacatttatgttaaattttacaAGTGTCCTCTTTGCACTTACGAAACTCGTCGGAAACGTGATGTGATACGACACATAACTGTGGTTCATAAAAAGTCATCTCGCTATCTTGGGAAAATAACAGCCAGTTTAGAGATCAGAGCTATAAAAAAGCCTATTGATTTTGTTCTAAATAAAGTGGCAAAAAGAGGCCCTTCGAGGGATGAAGCAAAACATAGTGATTCAAAACATGATGGCACTTCTAATTCTCCTAGTAAAAAATATGAAGTAGCTGACGTCGGTATTGAAGTAAAAGTCACAAAAAACTTTTCTCTTCACAGATGCAATAAGTGTGGAAAGGCATTTGCCAAAAAGACTTACCTTGAACATCATAAGAAAACTCATAAGGCAAATGCTTCCAATTCACCTGaaggaaacaaaaccaaaggccgaagtACAAGATCTAAGGCTCTTGTCTGGTGA
- the Znf800 gene encoding zinc finger protein 800 isoform X1: MPLRDKYCQTDHHHHGCCEPVYILEPGDPPLLQQPLQTSKSGIQQIIECFRSGTKQLKHILLKDVDTIFECKLCRSLFRGLPNLITHKKFYCPPSLQMDDNLPDVNDKQSQAINDLLEAIYPSVDKREYIIKLEPIETNQNAVFQYISRTDNPTEVTESSSTPEQTEVQIQEASTEQSKTVPVTDTEEETVETPPVETVADEVVPTSDEQPQESQADLETSDNSDFGHQLICCLCRKEFNSRRGVRRHIRKVHKKKMEELKKYIETRKNPNQSSKGRSKNVLVSLSRSCPVCCKSFATKANVRRHFDEVHRGLRRDSITPDIATKPGQPLFLDSVSPKKSFKTRKQKSSSKAEYNLTACKCLLCKRKYSSQIMLKRHMQIVHKITLSGTNSKREKGPNNTANSSEIKVKVEPADSVESSPPSITHSPQNELKGTNHSNEKKNTPAAQKNKVKQDAESPKSTSPSAAGGQQKTRKPKLSAGFDFKQLYCKLCKRQFTSKQNLTKHIELHTDGNNIYVKFYKCPLCTYETRRKRDVIRHITVVHKKSSRYLGKITASLEIRAIKKPIDFVLNKVAKRGPSRDEAKHSDSKHDGTSNSPSKKYEVADVGIEVKVTKNFSLHRCNKCGKAFAKKTYLEHHKKTHKANASNSPEGNKTKGRSTRSKALVCLAKPSPRSAAALRPPAGAVTTRQAAASCRAKLRGGAARERQHARGLGRPSVP, encoded by the exons ATGCCTTTGAGGGACAAATACTGTCAAACTGACCACCATCATCACGGATGCTGTGAACCAG TTTATATCCTGGAACCTGGAGATCCTCCTTTGTTACAGCAACCACTACAGACATCCAAATCTGGTATTCAGCAAATAATTGAATGCTTTCGATCAG GAACTAAACAACTtaagcatattttattaaaagatgtGGACACTATTTTTGAATGTAAATTATGCCGCAGTCTCTTCAGAGGATTACCAAATTTAATTACCCATAAGAAATTCTACTGCCCACCAAGTCTCCAGATGGATGATA ACCTTCCTGATGTAAATGATAAACAAAGCCAAGCCATAAATGATCTCCTAGAAGCCATATATCCAAGCGTGGACAAGCGAGAATATATTATTAAGCTAGAACCCATAGAAACAAATCAGAATGCAGTGTTTCAATATATTTCAAGAACTGATAATCCTACTGAAGTCACTGAGTCAAGCAGTACTCCTGAACAAACTGAAGTTCAAATACAGGAAGCTAGCACTGAGCAATCTAAAACAGTACCAGTTActgacacagaggaggaaactgtaGAGACCCCTCCTGTTGAGACTGTTGCAGATGAAGTTGTACCTACATCTGATGAACAACCCCAGGAATCACAGGCTGACTTGGAAACTTCTGACAATTCTGATTTTGGTCACCAGTTGATATGTTGTCTTTGTAGAAAAGAATTCAATTCTAGACGAGGTGTTCGCCGCCACATTCGAAAAGTGCACAAGAAAAAGATGGAAGAACTGAAAAAGTACATTGAAACACGAAAGAATCCAAACCAATCCTCTAAAGGACGCAGTAAGAATGTTCTAGTTTCATTAAGTAGGAGTTGTCCAGTATGTTGTAAATCATTTGCTACAAAAGCGAATGTAAGGAGgcattttgatgaagttcataGAGGACTAAGGAGGGATTCAATTACTCCAGATATAGCAACAAAGCCCGGGCAACCTTTGTTCCTGGATTCTGTTTCTcctaaaaaatcttttaagactCGAAAACAAAAGTCGTCTTCAAAGGCTGAATACAATTTAACTGCATGCAAATGCCTCCTTTGCAAGAGGAAATATAGTTCACAAATAATGCTTAAAAGACATATGCAAATTGTCCACAAGATAACTCTTTCGGGAACAAACTCTAAAAGAGAGAAAGGCCCTAATAATACTGCCAACAGTtcagaaataaaagttaaagttGAACCAGCAGATTCTGTAGAATCTTCACCCCCTTCCATTACCCATTCTCCACAGAATGAATTAAAGGGAACAAatcattcaaatgaaaaaaagaacacaccggcagcacagaaaaataaagttaaacaagACGCTGAAAGCCCTAAATCAACTAGTCCCTCGGCTGCAGGTGGCCAGCAAAAAACTAGGAAACCAAAACTTTCAGCTGGCTTTGACTTTAAGCAGCTTTACTGTAAACTTTGTAAACGTCAGTTTACTTCCAAACAGAACTTGACTAAACACATCGAGTTGCACACAGACGGAAATaacatttatgttaaattttacaAGTGTCCTCTTTGCACTTACGAAACTCGTCGGAAACGTGATGTGATACGACACATAACTGTGGTTCATAAAAAGTCATCTCGCTATCTTGGGAAAATAACAGCCAGTTTAGAGATCAGAGCTATAAAAAAGCCTATTGATTTTGTTCTAAATAAAGTGGCAAAAAGAGGCCCTTCGAGGGATGAAGCAAAACATAGTGATTCAAAACATGATGGCACTTCTAATTCTCCTAGTAAAAAATATGAAGTAGCTGACGTCGGTATTGAAGTAAAAGTCACAAAAAACTTTTCTCTTCACAGATGCAATAAGTGTGGAAAGGCATTTGCCAAAAAGACTTACCTTGAACATCATAAGAAAACTCATAAGGCAAATGCTTCCAATTCACCTGaaggaaacaaaaccaaaggccgaagtACAAGATCTAAGGCTCTTGTCTG